A stretch of Lactuca sativa cultivar Salinas chromosome 6, Lsat_Salinas_v11, whole genome shotgun sequence DNA encodes these proteins:
- the LOC111908915 gene encoding wall-associated receptor kinase 2 — protein MKKSEGIAFLKLLRTFTILIVILSTTKAASEVALSLPGCPVKCGNITIPYPFGTIEGCYMSIEYQVNCETLSVSNTKFKLLSISLNDGYMRGMLPMGYRCYNKTHAITSESEPRIKLSRFQVSSTLNLLTAVGCDSRVNIKTLNGEGYYTGCLSMTGCDKLTNGSCLGLGCSQVPLPYNLTRFRIHAQSNTRRENVGSWSFNNCTFGFIVEKGNYTFHKTDLDRLHNRSFPVVLEWSIGYTTCEEAQKNISSYGCKENSVCVDTLIESNRSYNGYRCQCAQGYQGNPYLPNGCQDINECEGPQLHDCIYGCGNTNGSYSCSCPLGQHGDGRKGGDGCSNNDLQADGNSVYWGVSMGTAASLVFTFIIYWGLKQRKIMKRREIFFKKNGGLILQKVLFESKRLSSHMAKIFSAKDLEKATNNFHKTNIVGQGGYGTVYKGTLADKTMVAIKKAKSIDESQIEQFINEVIILSEISHPNVVKLLGCCLETQTPLLIYEFVTNKTIFHHLHEQDFISSMTFERRLNIATHTAEALAHIHSTTQIVHRDIKSLNILLTDDYTAKVSDFGISRFIPVDETHLQTLVHGTLGYIDPEYFRSGILTEKSDVYSFGMVLVELLTGRKVFSHDRTESDLGLATYFISSLERGHLLQILDDKVKKDGLNEHIRCFARLAKDCVELEGRKRPNMVEVKEELDELKQSFLKSSIIMSKKIISAELDDLLLFD, from the exons ATGAAAAAATCAGAGGGAATTGCTTTTCTTAAACTACTTCGGACTTTCACAATACTGATTGTAATACTATCAACAACGAAAGCAGCATCCGAAGTAGCTCTATCTCTTCCTGGCTGCCCTGTTAAATGTGGGAATATCACGATTCCGTATCCTTTTGGAACCATAGAAGGATGCTACATGAGCATAGAATATCAGGTAAATTGTGAGACACTTAGTGTCTCCAACACCAAATTCAAACTGTTAAGTATATCACTTAACGATGGCTATATGCGTGGCATGTTGCCGATGGGCTATCGTTGCTACAACAAAACTCATGCTATAACCAGCGAGTCAGAACCCAGAATAAAGTTGTCAAGATTCCAAGTCTCGAGTACACTGAACCTCTTAACTGCAGTTGGATGCGACTCAAGAGTCAACATCAAGACCTTAAACGGTGAAGGTTACTATACTGGATGTCTATCAATGACTGGTTGCGATAAGCTAACCAATGGTTCGTGTTTAGGTTTGGGTTGCAGCCAAGTTCCACTTCCTTATAACCTCACAAGATTTCGAATCCATGCACAAAGCAACACACGAAGGGAGAACGTAGGGAGCTGGAGTTTCAATAACTGTACGTTCGGGTTTATTGTTGAGAAAGGTAATTACACGTTTCATAAAACCGATCTTGATCGTTTGCACAATCGGTCTTTTCCGGTGGTTCTTGAATGGTCGATTGGGTACACAACTTGTGAAGAAGCTCAAAAGAACATTTCGAGTTATGGTTGCAAAGAGAATAGCGTATGCGTTGATACCTTGATTGAATCTAATCGAAGCTACAATGGGTATCGTTGTCAGTGTGCTCAAGGGTACCAGGGTAACCCATATCTCCCAAACGGTTGTCAAG ATATCAATGAGTGTGAAGGACCTCAATTACATGATTGTATATATGGCTGTGGTAACACGAATGGGAGCTACAGCTGTTCATGCCCGTTAGGGCAACACGGGGATGGTCGAAAGGGTGGTGATGGTTGCTCTAATAATGATTTACAAGCTGACGGAAATTCAGTCTATTGGG GCGTTAGCATGGGCACTGCAGCTTCATTGGTGTTTACATTTATAATATACTGGGGACTCAAACAAAGGAAGATTATGAAGAGAAGGGAGATATTCTTCAAGAAAAACGGGGGGTTGATATTGCAGAAAGTGCTATTCGAATCTAAACGATTATCCTCCCATATGGCAAAGATTTTTTCAGCAAAAGATCTTGAAAAGGCAACCAATAACTTCCACAAAACCAATATCGTAGGTCAAGGAGGTTATGGAACAGTTTATAAAGGTACACTAGCAGATAAAACAATGGTTGCCATAAAGAAAGCTAAGTCAATTGATGAGAGTCAGATCGAGCAGTTTATAAATGAGGTGATTATTCTATCAGAAATTAGTCATCCAAATGTTGTCAAACTCTTGGGTTGTTGCTTAGAGACGCAAACTCCTCTCTTGATTTATGAGTTTGTAACAAACAAGACTATCTTCCATCACCTTCATGAACAAGACTTCATATCTTCAATGACGTTTGAAAGACGCCTAAACATCGCCACACATACTGCTGAAGCCCTTGCTCATATACATTCAACTACACAAATCGTTCATAGAGATATTAAATCTTTGAACATACTTTTGACTGACGACTACACTGCCAAAGTGTCTGATTTTGGAATCTCAAGGTTCATTCCAGTTGATGAGACTCACTTACAGACATTGGTGCATGGGACACTTGGATACATAGATCCAGAGTACTTTCGATCAGGAATTTTGACAGAGAAGAGTGATGTTTATAGTTTTGGCATGGTTCTTGTGGAGCTGCTTACAGGTAGAAAGGTCTTTTCACATGATAGAACTGAAAGTGACTTGGGTCTGGCAACGTATTTCATTTCTTCATTAGAAAGGGGCCACTTGCTTCAGATTCTTGATGATAAAGTGAAGAAAGATGGGCTGAATGAGCATATTAGATGTTTTGCTCGACTAGCCAAAGATTGTGTTGAACTAGAGGGGAGGAAAAGGCCTAACATGGTAGAAGTGAAAGAGGAGCTTGACGAACTTAAACAATCTTTTTTGAAGAGTTCTATCATAATGTCCAAGAAAATCATTTCCGCTGAACTTGACGACCTTCTCTTGTTTGATTGA
- the LOC111908916 gene encoding wall-associated receptor kinase 2, with amino-acid sequence MAKSRGITTGNLLKLLHPFTILIVILSRTKAESEVALSLPGCPDKCGNITIPYPFGTIEGCYLSKKYHVNCSTLSVSETKFKLLHISFDGYMRGLLPIGYRCYNTSHKITIGQEPKIKLSRFRVSSTENLLTVVGCDARANMKTAKGEGYYTGCLSMTGCDGLTRGSCLGMGCSQVPVPPYLTRFRIHAQSNTRGENVGNWSYNNCTYGFLVEKGGYIFRKKDVDNLKKRAFPVVLEWSVDYITCEEAQKNMSTYACQENSVCLDTTTESNRTYQGYRCQCSKGYQGNPYLPNGCQDVDECQGAQHDCKYDCSNVNGSYSCSCPLGQQGDGRKDGNGCSYTQGIKSLGNSVYWGISMGTSASFLLTFIIYWGLRQRQIMKSRERFFKKNGGLILQKVLFESKQLSSHMAKIFAARDLEKATNNFQKTNIIGQGGYGTVYKGTLSDKTMVAIKKAKSIDESQIEQFINEVIILSEISHPNVVKLLGCCLETQTPLLIYEFVTNKTIFHHLHEQDFISSMTFERRLNIATQTAEALAHIYSTTQIIHRDIKSLNILLTDDYTAKVSDFGISRFIPMDETHIQTLVHGTLGYIDPEYFRSGILTEKSDVYSFGMLLVELLTGRKVFSRDRTESDLGLAAYFISSLERGHLLQVLDDKVKKDGVNEHIRYFARLAKDCLELEGKKRPNMVRVKEELNELRQSYLKSSIMSKKIKHDDLYEILYFD; translated from the exons ATGGCAAAATCAAGAGGAATCACTACAGGAAACCTGCTAAAACTGCTTCATCCTTTCACAATACTCATTGTAATACTATCAAGAACGAAAGCAGAATCTGAAGTAGCTCTATCCCTTCCTGGATGCCCGGATAAATGTGGGAACATTACGATCCCATATCCATTTGGAACTATAGAAGGCTGCTACTTGAGCAAAAAATATCACGTAAATTGTTCGACACTAAGTGTTTCAGAAACCAAATTCAAACTGTTACACATATCATTTGATGGCTATATGCGTGGCTTGTTGCCGATAGGTTATCGTTGTTACAACACATCTCATAAAATAACCATCGGCCAAGAACCCAAAATAAAGTTGTCCAGGTTTCGTGTCTCAAGCACTGAGAATCTCTTAACTGTAGTTGGGTGTGATGCTAGAGCCAACATGAAGACAGCTAAGGGTGAAGGCTACTATACTGGATGCCTATCAATGACTGGTTGCGATGGGTTAACCAGAGGTTCGTGTTTAGGCATGGGTTGTAGCCAGGTTCCGGTTCCTCCTTACCTCACAAGGTTTCGGATCCATGCACAAAGCAACACGCGAGGGGAGAACGTAGGAAACTGGAGTTATAATAATTGCACGTATGGATTTCTTGTTGAGAAAGGTGGTTACATATTTCGTAAAAAAGACGTAGATAATTTGAAGAAGCGGGCTTTCCCTGTGGTTCTTGAATGGTCGGTTGACTACATAACGTGTGAAGAAGCTCAAAAGAACATGTCTACATATGCTTGTCAAGAAAATAGCGTATGCCTTGATACTACGACTGAGTCCAATCGAACTTACCAGGGGTATCGCTGTCAGTGTTCCAAAGGGTACCAAGGTAACCCATACCTGCCAAACGGGTGTCAAG ATGTCGATGAGTGTCAAGGAGCTCAACATGATTGTAAATATGACTGTAGTAATGTAAATGGGAGCTACAGCTGTTCATGCCCCTTAGGGCAGCAGGGAGATGGCCGAAAGGATGGGAATGGTTGCTCTTATACACAAGGAATCAAATCGCTTGGAAATTCAGTATATTGGG GAATCAGCATGGGAACTTCAGCTTCGTTTTTGTTAACATTTATCATATACTGGGGACTTAGACAAAGGCAGATCATGAAGAGCAGGGAGAGATTCTTCAAGAAAAATGGCGGATTGATTTTGCAGAAAGTACTATTCGAATCTAAACAATTATCCTCTCACATGGCCAAGATTTTTGCAGCAAGAGATCTTGAAAAGGCAACCaataacttccagaaaacaaataTCATCGGTCAAGGAGGTTATGGAACAGTTTATAAAGGTACACTATCAGATAAAACAATGGTTGCCATAAAGAAAGCTAAGTCAATTGATGAGAGTCAGATCGAGCAGTTTATAAATGAGGTGATTATTCTATCAGAAATTAGTCATCCAAATGTCGTCAAACTCTTGGGTTGTTGCTTAGAGACGCAAACTCCTCTCTTGATTTATGAGTTTGTAACCAACAAAACTATCTTCCACCACCTTCATGAACAAGACTTCATATCTTCAATGACGTTTGAAAGACGCCTAAACATCGCCACACAGACTGCTGAAGCCCTTGCTCATATATACTCAACGACACAAATCATTCATAGAGATATTAAATCTTTGAACATACTTTTGACTGATGACTACACTGCCAAAGTGTCTGATTTTGGAATCTCGAGGTTCATTCCAATGGATGAGACGCACATACAGACACTGGTGCATGGGACACTTGGATACATAGATCCGGAGTATTTTCGATCAGGAATTTTGACAGAGAAGAGTGATGTTTATAGTTTTGGCATGCTTCTTGTGGAGTTGCTTACAGGTAGAAAGGTGTTTTCACGTGATAGAACTGAAAGTGACTTGGGTCTAGCAGCGTATTTCATTTCTTCGCTGGAAAGGGGCCACTTGCTTCAAGTTCTTGATGATAAAGTGAAAAAAGATGGGGTCAATGAGCATATTAGATACTTTGCTAGACTTGCGAAAGATTGTTTGGAACTAGAGGGCAAGAAAAGGCCTAACATGGTTAGAGTGAAAGAGGAGCTCAACGAACTGAGACAATCTTACTTGAAGAGCTCCATTATGTCAAAGAAAATCAAGCATGATGACCTTTACGAGATTCTCTATTTTGATTGA